A region from the Conexibacter woesei Iso977N genome encodes:
- a CDS encoding anthranilate synthase component II has protein sequence MTRVLMVDNYDSFTYNLVQYLGELGAEIDVVRNDVVTVDELLERAPDRVVVSPGPCTPADAGVSIEAMRRFPEAGIPTLGVCLGHQSLAEAFGGTVIRHEPVHGKTTEIEHDGEGVYRGLDGPLTVGRYHSLVVREADLPDAFTVTSRGGGVLMGIRHKELPVEGVQFHPESVLTDRGKDMLRNFLASA, from the coding sequence ATGACGCGCGTCCTGATGGTGGACAACTACGACTCGTTCACCTACAACCTGGTCCAGTACCTCGGCGAGCTGGGCGCGGAGATCGACGTCGTGCGCAACGACGTCGTGACCGTCGACGAGCTGCTGGAGCGCGCGCCCGACCGCGTCGTCGTCTCGCCCGGCCCGTGCACGCCCGCCGACGCGGGCGTCTCGATCGAGGCGATGCGGCGCTTCCCGGAGGCCGGGATCCCGACGCTGGGCGTCTGCCTCGGCCACCAGTCGCTGGCCGAGGCCTTCGGCGGGACCGTCATCCGCCACGAGCCCGTCCACGGCAAGACGACCGAGATCGAGCACGACGGCGAGGGCGTCTACCGCGGCCTCGACGGCCCGCTGACCGTCGGGCGCTACCACTCGCTCGTCGTCCGCGAGGCGGACCTCCCGGACGCGTTCACGGTGACCTCGCGGGGCGGCGGCGTCCTGATGGGGATCCGCCACAAGGAGCTCCCGGTCGAGGGCGTGCAGTTCCACCCCGAGTCGGTCCTGACCGACCGCGGCAAGGACATGCTGCGCAACTTCCTCGCATCCGCGTAG
- the trpC gene encoding indole-3-glycerol phosphate synthase TrpC encodes MSNVLERIVDVTRDEVRRRRKEVPLADLEARLGPHREGRPFAEALVRPGVSVIAEHKRRSPSAGEIREGATVTEIAQAYERGGAAALSVLTEGPHFGGTLADLEEARGAVGLPILRKDFVVDGYQIVEAAVAGADAILLIVAALEPKVLASLYAEAQGLDLDILVEVHDEEELETALEVVDADVIGINNRNLVDFTVDVERTYELLSDVPAGKTVVSESGFHTRAQIEELERVGVDAVLIGETLMRAPEPEAALRELIGHGGGGEDAL; translated from the coding sequence GTGAGCAACGTCCTTGAGCGCATCGTCGATGTCACGCGTGACGAAGTCCGCCGCCGCCGCAAGGAGGTCCCGCTGGCGGACCTCGAGGCGCGGCTCGGGCCCCACCGCGAGGGCCGCCCGTTCGCGGAGGCCCTCGTTCGTCCCGGCGTGTCGGTCATCGCCGAGCACAAACGCCGCTCGCCCTCGGCCGGCGAGATCCGGGAGGGGGCGACGGTCACCGAGATCGCCCAGGCCTACGAGCGCGGCGGCGCGGCGGCGCTGTCGGTCCTGACCGAGGGCCCGCACTTCGGCGGCACGCTCGCCGACCTCGAGGAGGCGCGCGGCGCGGTCGGGCTGCCGATCCTGCGCAAGGACTTCGTCGTCGACGGCTACCAGATCGTCGAGGCCGCGGTGGCGGGCGCCGACGCGATCCTGTTGATCGTCGCGGCCCTGGAGCCCAAGGTGCTGGCGTCGCTGTACGCCGAGGCCCAGGGGCTGGACCTGGACATCCTGGTCGAGGTCCACGACGAGGAGGAGCTGGAGACCGCGCTGGAGGTCGTCGACGCCGACGTGATCGGCATCAACAACCGCAACCTCGTGGACTTCACGGTCGACGTCGAGCGCACCTACGAGCTGCTCTCCGACGTCCCGGCGGGCAAGACGGTGGTCTCGGAGTCCGGGTTCCACACGCGGGCGCAGATCGAGGAGCTCGAGCGGGTCGGCGTCGACGCCGTCCTGATCGGCGAGACGCTGATGCGCGCGCCCGAGCCCGAGGCCGCCCTGCGCGAGCTGATCGGGCACGGCGGGGGCGGCGAGGACGCGCTCTAG
- a CDS encoding EAL and GGDEF domain-containing protein encodes MADHAPPPQDDRAPALVRALDVATSGVLVCDARTPSPAITYVNGAFERLFGRTAQELVGYDVAQLVGEAIEDTGARHALAAALHHQTAHEATFVLHRRDGTSFRAEMRITPVRDGDGAATDWIAVVDDVTDRLDALDQLALAEARYRTLVEHVPAVAYIADWDAHATLTYISPQIERLLGWPPQAFIDDQDLWYRCIHPADVQRVKQAERDSYAAGTRVDIEFRMIARDGRELWVRDKETVVRGADGAPRFSQGVLVDVTPTRATESELADERHRAQRYLDIAGAIIVILDADARITLLNRAGAELLGYDEGELIGRDWYDAVVPQRLQEQGRAAYAEELQAEADDAVHESVVVTKSGEERTIAWRDTVVRDADGSVNAMMSSGVDLTERRAAEEQIAYLAYHDSLTGLPNRALLQEHLDLALARARRSGHAVGLLYLDLDGFKLVNDSLGHPAGDELLCHVTMRLSERRRGSDLLARQGGDEFLLLLTGLERQEAEQHARGVADDLLAAMAEPFSISGAEFHIGASIGVSLYPRDAADADELLRHADAAMYAAKAAGRNTVTVYNGDPHEPLERLSMTSRLRKALDRGELILHWQPIVDPRDGALRKLEALVRWQDPFRGLVMPDDFIAFAEETGFVDRVGDWVVGAARDQILAWERDGFRPPRVTVNVSPRQLRRPDFGARLLGLVTPDEMADRFTVEITESAAMADPLRTDPVLADLVAAGVEIAVDDFGAGYSSLSRLRTLPVQVLKIDKTFLQGVPHDVQATAIVTAIIELARALGMEAVAEGVENEDQRAFLVDRGCPLAQGYLLGRPAPADEIEPLLERVGSGSPS; translated from the coding sequence ATGGCTGACCACGCGCCCCCACCGCAGGACGACCGCGCGCCCGCGCTCGTGCGCGCGCTGGACGTCGCGACCTCCGGCGTCCTGGTCTGCGACGCGAGGACGCCGAGCCCGGCGATCACCTACGTCAACGGCGCGTTCGAGCGGCTGTTCGGCCGCACCGCGCAGGAGCTCGTCGGCTACGACGTCGCCCAGCTCGTGGGCGAGGCGATCGAGGACACGGGCGCTCGCCACGCGCTCGCGGCCGCGCTGCACCACCAGACCGCGCACGAGGCGACGTTCGTCCTGCACCGCCGCGACGGCACCTCCTTCCGCGCGGAGATGCGCATCACGCCCGTGCGCGACGGCGACGGCGCCGCCACCGACTGGATCGCCGTCGTCGACGACGTCACCGACCGCCTCGACGCGCTCGACCAGCTCGCGCTCGCCGAGGCGCGCTACCGGACGCTCGTCGAGCACGTCCCCGCCGTCGCCTACATCGCCGACTGGGACGCGCACGCGACGTTGACCTACATCTCGCCCCAGATCGAGCGGCTGCTCGGCTGGCCGCCGCAGGCGTTCATCGACGACCAGGACCTCTGGTACCGCTGCATCCACCCGGCCGACGTGCAGCGCGTCAAGCAGGCCGAGCGCGACTCCTACGCCGCCGGCACGCGCGTCGACATCGAGTTCCGGATGATCGCCCGCGACGGCCGCGAGCTGTGGGTCCGCGACAAGGAGACCGTCGTCCGCGGCGCCGACGGCGCGCCGCGCTTCTCCCAGGGCGTCCTGGTCGACGTCACCCCGACGCGCGCGACCGAGAGCGAGCTGGCCGACGAGCGCCACCGCGCGCAGCGCTACCTCGACATCGCCGGCGCGATCATCGTGATCCTCGACGCCGACGCGCGGATCACGCTGCTCAACCGCGCGGGCGCCGAGCTGCTCGGCTACGACGAGGGCGAGCTGATCGGCCGCGACTGGTACGACGCCGTCGTGCCGCAACGCCTACAGGAACAGGGGCGCGCCGCCTACGCCGAGGAGCTGCAGGCCGAGGCCGACGACGCCGTCCACGAGTCGGTCGTCGTCACGAAGTCCGGCGAGGAGCGCACGATCGCCTGGCGCGACACGGTCGTCCGCGACGCCGACGGCAGCGTCAACGCGATGATGTCGAGCGGGGTGGACCTGACCGAGCGCCGCGCGGCCGAGGAGCAGATCGCCTACCTCGCCTACCACGACTCGCTCACCGGCCTGCCCAACCGCGCGCTGCTGCAGGAGCACCTCGACCTCGCGCTCGCCAGGGCGCGCCGCAGCGGCCACGCGGTCGGCCTGCTCTACCTCGACCTCGACGGCTTCAAGCTCGTCAACGACTCGCTCGGCCACCCGGCCGGTGACGAGCTGCTCTGCCACGTGACGATGCGCCTGTCCGAGCGCCGCCGCGGCTCCGACCTGCTCGCGCGCCAGGGCGGCGACGAGTTCCTGCTGCTGCTCACCGGCCTGGAGCGCCAGGAGGCCGAGCAGCACGCGCGCGGCGTCGCCGACGACCTGCTCGCCGCGATGGCCGAGCCGTTCAGCATCTCCGGCGCCGAGTTCCACATCGGCGCGTCGATCGGCGTCTCGCTCTACCCGCGCGACGCCGCCGACGCCGACGAGCTGCTGCGCCACGCCGACGCCGCGATGTACGCCGCGAAGGCCGCGGGGCGCAACACGGTCACGGTCTACAACGGCGACCCGCACGAGCCGCTCGAGCGCCTGAGCATGACCTCGCGCCTGCGCAAGGCGCTGGACCGCGGCGAGCTGATCCTGCACTGGCAGCCGATCGTCGACCCCCGCGACGGCGCCCTCCGCAAGTTGGAGGCCTTGGTCCGCTGGCAGGACCCGTTCCGCGGCCTGGTCATGCCCGACGACTTCATCGCCTTCGCCGAGGAGACCGGCTTCGTCGACCGCGTCGGCGACTGGGTCGTCGGCGCCGCGCGCGACCAGATCCTCGCGTGGGAGCGCGACGGCTTCCGCCCGCCGCGCGTGACCGTCAACGTCTCGCCCCGTCAGCTGCGCCGCCCGGACTTCGGCGCGCGCCTGCTCGGCCTCGTCACGCCGGACGAGATGGCCGACCGCTTCACGGTCGAGATCACCGAGTCCGCCGCCATGGCCGACCCACTGCGCACCGACCCGGTGCTCGCCGACCTCGTCGCGGCCGGCGTCGAGATCGCCGTCGACGACTTCGGGGCCGGCTACTCGTCGCTGAGCCGCCTGCGCACGCTGCCCGTCCAGGTGCTGAAGATCGACAAGACGTTCCTGCAGGGCGTCCCGCACGACGTCCAGGCGACCGCGATCGTCACCGCGATCATCGAGCTGGCGCGCGCGCTCGGGATGGAGGCGGTCGCCGAGGGCGTCGAGAACGAGGACCAGCGCGCGTTCCTCGTCGACCGCGGCTGCCCGCTCGCCCAGGGCTACCTGCTGGGCCGCCCGGCACCGGCCGACGAGATCGAGCCGCTGCTCGAGCGCGTCGGTTCCGGAAGTCCCTCATGA
- a CDS encoding S1C family serine protease has product MPTSNSKALFAPLLVAALLGGGVAAGVTSLLENNSDSDGHTTTVIRQPAMAATGANGKQSNVAEGLTAADIYKRYAPGVVYIKSEIIEQTNNPFDFGFGGAQKSEATGSGFVIDARGDILTNNHVIDGATRGSITVQFADKKTLRATVVGKDPSTDLALLRVDPEGLDLRPLPLGSSRDVQVGDPTIAIGNPFGLDRTLTTGVVSALQRQIQAPNGFAIKDVIQTDAAINPGNSGGPLIDSAGRVIGINSQIETGGSGSEGNVGIGFAVPIDTAKQILTSLKSGEAVQRAYLGVTSITVDGQFDAVGVAANHGALVQTVESGSPAGQAGLRAGTIQATMQGSSDPVVLGGDIITKVDGTKITTSDQLAQLVSSHRPGDRVKLEIVRQKGSTRDVTVTLTKRPSALQTG; this is encoded by the coding sequence ATGCCGACCTCCAACTCCAAGGCCCTCTTCGCTCCTCTGCTCGTCGCCGCGCTGCTCGGCGGCGGCGTCGCCGCGGGGGTGACGAGCTTGTTGGAGAACAACTCGGACTCCGACGGGCACACCACGACGGTGATCCGCCAGCCCGCGATGGCCGCCACCGGCGCCAACGGCAAGCAGTCCAACGTCGCCGAGGGCCTGACCGCCGCCGACATCTACAAGCGCTACGCGCCCGGCGTCGTCTACATCAAGTCCGAGATCATCGAGCAGACCAACAACCCGTTCGACTTCGGGTTCGGCGGCGCGCAGAAGAGCGAGGCGACCGGCTCCGGGTTCGTCATCGACGCGCGCGGCGACATCCTCACCAACAACCACGTCATCGACGGCGCGACCAGGGGCTCGATCACGGTCCAGTTCGCCGACAAGAAGACGCTCAGGGCGACGGTCGTCGGCAAGGACCCGTCGACCGACCTGGCGCTGCTGAGGGTCGACCCGGAGGGCCTGGACCTCAGGCCGCTGCCGCTCGGCTCGTCCAGGGACGTGCAGGTCGGCGACCCGACGATCGCGATCGGCAACCCGTTCGGCCTCGACCGCACGCTGACGACCGGCGTCGTCTCGGCGCTGCAGCGCCAGATCCAGGCGCCCAACGGCTTCGCGATCAAGGACGTCATCCAGACCGACGCGGCGATCAACCCGGGCAACTCGGGCGGGCCGCTGATCGACTCGGCCGGGCGCGTGATCGGGATCAACTCGCAGATCGAGACCGGCGGCAGCGGGTCGGAGGGCAACGTCGGGATCGGCTTCGCCGTCCCGATCGACACCGCCAAGCAGATCCTCACCAGCCTGAAGTCCGGCGAGGCCGTGCAGCGCGCCTACCTCGGCGTGACGTCGATCACCGTCGACGGCCAGTTCGACGCGGTCGGCGTGGCGGCCAACCACGGCGCGCTCGTGCAGACCGTCGAGTCCGGGTCGCCGGCCGGCCAGGCCGGGCTGAGGGCCGGGACGATCCAGGCGACGATGCAGGGCTCGTCCGACCCGGTGGTCCTGGGCGGCGACATCATCACCAAGGTCGACGGGACGAAGATCACGACGTCGGACCAGCTCGCGCAGCTGGTGTCGTCGCACAGGCCGGGCGACAGGGTCAAGCTCGAGATCGTGCGCCAGAAGGGCTCGACCAGGGACGTCACGGTCACGCTGACCAAGCGCCCGTCGGCGCTGCAGACCGGCTAG
- a CDS encoding phosphoribosylanthranilate isomerase, translating into MDDSQHRTRIKFCGMTSLADAELAVSLDAWAIGLILWPGSKRACDPAEGVRISNALRRKVEVVGVVVNQEMDEVAALADMLQLSMIQLHGDEGPSYAKEIARRTGCKVIKAQSVKLAADVVAVQAFRTDFHLLDTHRDGLRGGTGETFDWAMVSRRSSNVPLILSGGLNPENVVSAIAAVHPFAVDVASGVEASPGVKDPEKMKAFAEAVKSTWPAGSEPARPRHDDDRPSPTSTPAGRRSPVRPAA; encoded by the coding sequence GTGGACGACTCGCAGCACCGCACGCGCATCAAGTTCTGTGGCATGACGTCGCTCGCCGACGCCGAGCTGGCCGTCTCGCTCGACGCCTGGGCGATCGGGCTGATCCTGTGGCCGGGGTCCAAGCGCGCGTGCGATCCGGCGGAGGGCGTCCGGATCTCCAACGCGCTGCGGCGCAAGGTCGAGGTCGTCGGCGTCGTCGTCAACCAGGAGATGGACGAGGTCGCGGCGCTGGCCGACATGCTGCAGCTGTCGATGATCCAGCTGCACGGCGACGAGGGTCCCTCGTACGCCAAGGAGATCGCGCGGCGGACGGGCTGCAAGGTGATCAAGGCGCAGTCGGTCAAGCTGGCGGCCGACGTCGTCGCGGTCCAGGCGTTCCGGACGGACTTCCACCTGCTCGACACCCACCGCGACGGGCTGCGCGGCGGGACGGGGGAGACGTTCGACTGGGCGATGGTCTCGCGGCGCTCGTCGAACGTGCCGCTGATCCTGAGCGGCGGGCTGAACCCGGAGAACGTCGTCAGCGCGATCGCGGCGGTGCATCCGTTCGCGGTCGACGTGGCGAGCGGGGTCGAGGCGTCGCCGGGCGTGAAGGATCCCGAGAAGATGAAGGCCTTCGCCGAGGCCGTGAAGTCGACCTGGCCGGCCGGCTCGGAGCCCGCGCGCCCGCGGCACGACGACGACAGGCCGAGTCCTACATCTACGCCCGCGGGCCGTCGCTCGCCGGTCCGGCCCGCGGCATGA
- the hisIE gene encoding bifunctional phosphoribosyl-AMP cyclohydrolase/phosphoribosyl-ATP diphosphatase HisIE: MEPSAINYDAQGLVPVVIQDWNSGEVLTLAYANAEAVARTRETGELHLWSRSRNELWHKGATSGHTQQVKGLRYDCDADALVALVIPNGPACHTGERTCFYRGDMAPAPFEVLPALERVLRARQSERPEGSYTVELLDNPPLIGEKVQEEAEEVARAAREETDDRVDNEAADVLYHLMVLLRSRDRSLSDATEVLHERAR, encoded by the coding sequence ATGGAGCCGAGCGCGATCAACTACGACGCCCAGGGCCTCGTGCCCGTCGTCATCCAGGACTGGAACTCCGGTGAGGTCCTGACCTTGGCGTACGCCAACGCCGAAGCGGTCGCGCGGACGCGCGAGACCGGCGAGCTCCACCTGTGGTCGCGCTCGCGCAACGAGCTGTGGCACAAGGGCGCGACCTCCGGGCACACGCAGCAGGTCAAGGGCCTGCGCTACGACTGCGACGCCGACGCGCTCGTCGCGCTGGTGATCCCGAACGGCCCGGCGTGCCACACCGGTGAGCGCACCTGCTTCTACCGCGGCGACATGGCGCCCGCGCCGTTCGAGGTGCTGCCCGCGCTGGAGCGCGTCCTGCGCGCGCGGCAGTCCGAGCGGCCCGAGGGCTCCTACACGGTCGAGTTGTTGGACAACCCGCCGCTGATCGGCGAGAAGGTGCAGGAGGAGGCCGAGGAGGTCGCCCGCGCCGCCCGCGAGGAGACCGACGACCGCGTCGACAACGAGGCGGCCGACGTCCTCTACCACCTGATGGTCCTGCTGCGCTCGCGCGATCGCTCCCTCTCGGACGCCACGGAGGTGCTGCATGAGCGCGCCCGCTGA
- a CDS encoding anthranilate synthase component I family protein — protein sequence MSAPADAAAALAVAPSLEEVRTLAREHDLVPLRHTFIDDCETPVSAFLKLRGAEKQTPAFLLESAEQGQRVGRYSFIGVQPRDVVRWSLGDDGDPYSLAEEAAAHRQAPFEDAPPFTGGAVGFFGYDLVRTVETTLGEPNPDVLGLPDMALMLSDLLVVFDHLKHTVTILANVRAGDVDTSYAEAVQRIADARALLDGPVPKPDAARAEREVPEFTSNMDRATFEGMVGRIVEYVHAGDAFQVVPSQRWSADLGGIDPFSVYRGLRVVNPSPYMYFLDFLDFQIAGASPEPLLTVHGRHASTTPIAGTRPRDADPEELLSDEKEISEHVMLVDLGRNDLGRVCEYGTVRVDRFKAIELYSHVMHIVSAVSGTLRANVSPMDALRSILPAGTLSGAPKVRAMEIIDELEPVKRGGYGGAIGYLSYSGDLDTCIHIRTVVIKDGTAHIQAGGGTVADAKPEYEYEESVNKSKAVKGAIAVAASQRDWA from the coding sequence ATGAGCGCGCCCGCTGACGCCGCGGCGGCGCTCGCGGTCGCGCCGTCGCTGGAGGAGGTCCGCACGCTCGCGCGCGAGCACGACCTCGTCCCGCTGCGCCACACGTTCATCGACGACTGCGAGACGCCGGTCTCGGCGTTCCTGAAGCTGCGCGGGGCCGAGAAGCAGACGCCGGCCTTCCTGCTGGAGTCCGCCGAGCAGGGCCAGAGGGTCGGGCGCTACTCGTTCATCGGCGTCCAGCCGCGCGACGTCGTGCGCTGGTCGCTGGGCGACGACGGCGACCCCTACAGCTTGGCCGAGGAGGCCGCGGCGCACAGGCAGGCGCCGTTCGAGGACGCCCCGCCGTTCACCGGCGGCGCGGTCGGCTTCTTCGGCTACGACCTGGTCCGGACCGTCGAGACGACGCTCGGCGAGCCCAACCCGGACGTGCTCGGGCTGCCGGACATGGCGCTGATGCTGTCCGACCTGCTGGTGGTCTTCGACCACCTCAAGCACACGGTCACGATCCTCGCCAACGTCCGCGCCGGCGACGTCGACACCTCGTACGCCGAGGCGGTCCAGCGGATCGCCGACGCCCGCGCGCTGCTCGACGGACCGGTGCCCAAGCCGGACGCCGCGCGCGCCGAGCGCGAGGTCCCGGAGTTCACCTCCAACATGGACCGCGCGACGTTCGAGGGCATGGTCGGCCGGATCGTCGAGTACGTCCACGCGGGCGACGCGTTCCAGGTCGTGCCCTCGCAGCGCTGGAGCGCCGACCTCGGCGGGATCGACCCGTTCAGCGTCTACCGCGGGCTGCGGGTCGTCAACCCGTCGCCGTACATGTACTTCTTGGACTTCCTGGACTTCCAGATCGCGGGCGCCTCGCCGGAGCCGCTGCTGACCGTCCACGGCCGGCACGCGTCGACGACGCCGATCGCCGGCACGCGCCCGCGCGACGCCGATCCCGAGGAGCTCCTCAGCGACGAGAAGGAGATCTCCGAGCACGTGATGTTGGTGGACCTGGGGCGCAACGACCTCGGGCGCGTCTGCGAGTACGGGACCGTCAGGGTCGACCGCTTCAAGGCGATCGAGCTGTACTCGCACGTCATGCACATCGTCTCGGCGGTGTCCGGGACGCTGCGCGCGAACGTCTCGCCGATGGACGCGCTGCGCTCGATCCTCCCCGCAGGGACGCTCAGCGGTGCGCCGAAGGTCCGGGCGATGGAGATCATCGACGAGCTGGAGCCCGTCAAGCGCGGCGGCTACGGCGGGGCGATCGGCTACCTCAGCTACTCCGGCGACCTCGACACCTGCATCCACATCCGCACGGTGGTCATCAAGGACGGCACCGCGCACATCCAGGCGGGCGGCGGCACGGTCGCCGACGCCAAGCCCGAGTACGAGTACGAGGAGTCCGTGAACAAGTCGAAGGCCGTCAAGGGCGCCATCGCCGTGGCCGCGTCGCAGAGGGACTGGGCATGA
- the trpD gene encoding anthranilate phosphoribosyltransferase, with protein sequence MQNDVLTAAIDLLAERRDLSQEQTAAVLTEIMAGNGSEVQISAFLIALRTKGETVAEIAGLAAAMRALAVGVPTRREDLLDTAGTGGGRHTFNVSTTAALVAAGAGCAVAKHGNRSATRASGSADVLEALGVRIDLTPEDVGACIDEVGFGFMFAPRHHSATRFVIPVRKELAVRTIFNFLGPLTNPAGARRQVVGVSDPNYIEALAGALAQLGCDRALVVSSADGLDEMSTSAPTHVVEVNGDELRRYDVSPADVGLPEASPDAISGGDPGVNAAVTRSVFEGASGPDTDLVLLNAGAAIYAAGAADDLKSGVELARETLTSGAAARALEDYVRLTRERSPATA encoded by the coding sequence ATGCAGAACGACGTCCTCACGGCCGCCATCGACCTGCTCGCCGAGCGTCGCGACCTCAGCCAGGAGCAGACCGCCGCGGTCCTGACCGAGATCATGGCCGGCAACGGCTCCGAGGTGCAGATCTCGGCGTTCCTGATCGCCCTGCGCACGAAGGGCGAGACGGTCGCGGAGATCGCGGGCCTCGCGGCCGCGATGCGCGCGCTGGCGGTCGGGGTCCCGACCAGGCGCGAGGACCTGCTCGACACCGCCGGGACCGGCGGCGGGCGCCACACGTTCAACGTCTCGACGACGGCCGCGCTGGTCGCGGCGGGCGCGGGCTGTGCGGTCGCCAAGCACGGGAACCGCTCCGCCACGCGCGCGTCCGGCTCGGCCGACGTGCTGGAGGCGTTGGGCGTCCGGATCGACCTGACGCCCGAGGACGTCGGCGCGTGCATCGACGAGGTCGGCTTCGGCTTCATGTTCGCGCCGCGCCACCACAGCGCCACGCGGTTCGTGATCCCGGTCCGCAAGGAGCTGGCGGTCCGGACGATCTTCAACTTCCTCGGCCCGCTGACCAACCCGGCCGGCGCGCGCCGCCAGGTCGTGGGCGTCAGCGACCCCAACTACATCGAGGCGCTCGCGGGCGCGCTGGCCCAGCTGGGCTGTGATCGCGCGTTGGTAGTCTCCTCCGCGGATGGCCTCGACGAGATGAGCACGTCCGCACCGACCCACGTGGTCGAGGTCAACGGCGACGAGCTGCGCCGCTACGACGTCAGCCCTGCCGACGTCGGCCTTCCCGAGGCGTCGCCGGACGCGATCTCCGGGGGAGACCCCGGGGTCAACGCCGCGGTCACGCGCTCCGTCTTCGAGGGCGCTTCGGGCCCTGACACCGACCTGGTGCTGCTCAACGCCGGCGCCGCCATCTACGCCGCGGGCGCGGCCGACGACCTGAAGTCGGGCGTCGAGCTGGCCCGCGAGACCCTCACCTCGGGCGCCGCGGCACGGGCGCTGGAGGACTACGTCCGCCTGACCAGGGAACGTTCCCCCGCAACAGCATGA